One genomic segment of Thermodesulfobacterium sp. TA1 includes these proteins:
- a CDS encoding ribonuclease HII translates to MVKEQNVFSSVESSFDRFSDLEKYLKNLGYSIIAGVDEAGRGAVAGPVFASAVILPKDFISKEIKDSKKLTPKKREELFEYICSHALSYAIAKVDVEEINAKGILKATFKAMYEAIKGLNPSPQVVLVDGPFLIPEYHGVQKAVIDGDNLCVSIAAASILAKVARDRYMQELSKVYPQYGFEKHKGYGTKLHLERIKLYGPCEVHRTYYRCFL, encoded by the coding sequence TTGGTTAAAGAACAAAACGTTTTTTCTTCTGTCGAAAGTTCATTCGATAGATTTTCAGATTTAGAAAAATATTTAAAAAACTTAGGCTATAGCATAATAGCCGGGGTAGATGAAGCAGGTAGAGGGGCTGTCGCAGGTCCTGTTTTTGCTTCAGCAGTTATTCTTCCTAAAGATTTTATTTCTAAAGAGATAAAAGATTCAAAAAAATTAACCCCTAAAAAAAGAGAAGAGTTGTTTGAATATATATGTTCTCATGCTTTATCATATGCTATCGCTAAAGTAGACGTAGAGGAGATAAACGCTAAAGGTATTTTAAAGGCTACGTTTAAGGCTATGTATGAGGCTATAAAAGGGCTTAACCCTTCACCTCAGGTGGTATTGGTAGATGGACCTTTTTTAATTCCAGAATACCATGGTGTTCAAAAGGCGGTGATAGACGGAGACAATCTTTGTGTTTCAATAGCGGCAGCTTCTATATTGGCTAAAGTGGCTAGAGATCGGTATATGCAAGAATTGTCTAAGGTTTATCCTCAATACGGTTTTGAAAAACATAAAGGTTATGGAACTAAGCTTCATCTTGAGAGGATAAAACTCTATGGTCCATGTGAGGTTCATAGAACCTACTATCGGTGTTTTTTAT